CCCCTTTCTTTTTTAAATCAAGAACAGACTATCTCCGCATACAATCACAAAGTTAATAATGAGTTGCTTAGTGTTGATCTTGAGTCCGCAAGATGGAATGAATATATTCTAACACTACCTAGTTCAGCAAACCTTCCCACAATTTGTGAACCCGAAAAACTGGATGAAACCGATATCACTCGCAGGTGTGTGACGCTGTCACAAAGGAAGTGGCAGCAGTTGGTTACTGTTAGCAAAAAACATAATGTCACACCGGAGATAACTCTTGCCAGTATATTTTCGACCGTTTTATCACTCTGGGGGCATCAAAAATACCTCATGATGAGATTTGATATCACCAAAATCGATGACTACACGGGCACCATAGGCCAGTTTACCGAACCTTTATTAGTGGGTATGTCCGGCTTTGAGCAGAGCTTTCTTTCTCTTGTTAAAAACAACCAAAAAAAGTTCGAAGAAGCTTATCATTATGACGTTAAAGTACCTGTTTTTCAGTGTGTTAATAAATTATCTAATATTTCGGATTCTCACCGTTATCCTGCTAATATCACTTTTTCTAGCGAGCTTTTAAACACAAACCATAGCAAAAAAGCTGTATGGGGATGTCGTCAATCAGCCAATACTTGGCTTTCTTTACATGCTGTAATCGAGCAAGAACAACTTGTCTTACAATGGGACAGCCAAGACGCAATCTTCCCAAAAGACATGATCAAAGATATGTTACATAGTTACACCGATTTATTAGACTTACTCAGCCAAAAAGATGTCAACTGGGCACAGCCTTTACCAACTTTGCTGCCAAAACATCAGGAGTCCATACGCAATAAAATAAATCAACAGGGAGACCTAGAACTAACTAAAGAACTCCTCCATCAGCGTTTTTTTAAAAACGTAGAGTCCACCCCTAATGCTCTTGCGATTATCCATGGTCAAGAGTCATTAGATTATATAACTTTAGCAAGCTACGCCAAGAGTTGTGCGGGTGCACTAACCGAAGCTGGAGTAAAATCAGGAGACCGCGTTGCTGTCACTATGAATAAAGGCATTGGTCAAATAGTGGCAGTATTGGGAATATTATATGCTGGGGCTATTTATGTTCCTGTCTCTCTAGATCAACCACAAGAAAGGCGGGAAAGTATTTATCAAGGTGCTGGAATTAACGTTATTCTTATTAACGAATCAGATAGTAAAAATTCCCCTTCAAATGATCTTTTCTTTTTCCTTGACTGGCAAACAGCGATAAAGAGTGAGCCAATGCGTAGCCCTCAAGATGTCGCGCCAAGTCAACCAGCCTATATTATCTACACATCAGGCTCAACAGGAACCCCTAAGGGAGTGGTGATTTCTCACCAAGGCGCTCTTAATACATGTATCGCGATCAATCGACGTTATCAAATTGGGAAAAATGATCGAGTATTGGCTCTTTCAGCACTACATTTTGACCTTTCGGTATACGACATCTTTGGCCTACTTTCTGCCGGCGGCACTATCGTATTAGTCAGTGAGCTTGAAAGACGTGACCCGATTGCTTGGTGTCAAGCAATTGAGGAGCATAATGTCACCATGTGGAATAGCGTCCCAGCATTATTTGATATGTTATTAACTTACGCTACTTGCTTTAACTCTATCGCTCCCTCAAAACTCCGTTTAACCATGCTTTCGGGAGACTGGATTGGATTAGATTTACCGCAGCGTTATCGTAATTATCGTGTAGATGGCCAATTTATTGCGATGGGAGGAGCCACCGAAGCATCGATATGGTCAAACGTCTTTGACGTAGAGAAAGTTCCGATGGAGTGGCGCTCTATCCCTTATGGCTATCCTCTACCTAGACAACAATATCGAGTTGTCGATGACTTGGGGCGAGATTGCCCAGATTGGGTAGCTGGCGAACTTTGGATTGGTGGTGACGGTATCGCACTGGGGTATTTTAACGATGAATTGAAAACGCAAGCTCAGTTTTTACATATTGATGGCCATGCTTGGTATCGTACTGGTGACATGGGCTGTTATTGGCCAGATGGTACTCTTGAGTTCTTGGGGCGAAGAGACAAGCAGGTCAAAGTAGGAGGTTACAGAATTGAGTTGGGAGAAATCGAAGTTGCACTCAATAATATACCGGGGGTGCAGCGTGCGGTTGCTATCGCAGTGGGCAATAAAGACAAAACTCTAGCAGCATTCATCGTTATGGATTCGGAGCAAGCACCAATAGTTACAGCGCCGTTGGATGCAGAAGAAGTTCAACTTTTGTTGAACAAACAACTGCCTAACTACATGGTTCCCAAACGCATAATTTTCCTTGAAACCTTCCCCCTAACCGCTAATGGTAAAGTCGATCATAAAGCTCTAACTCGAATGACTAACCGAGAAAAGAAAACATCTCAAAGCATAAATAAACCTATTATTACTGCGAGTGAAGATAGAGTAGCCAAAATTTGGAATGACGTTCTTGGCCCTACAGAACTCTATAAATCGAGTGATTTCTTTTTGTCGGGAGGAGATGCATACAACGCAATAGAGGTAGTCAAACGTTGTCATAAAGCTGGCTATCTAATCAAGCTATCAATGTTGTACCGTTATTCTACGATTGAAGCTTTCGCTATTATCATGGACCGTTGTCGATTAGCACCTCAGGAAGAGGCTGAGTTATGAGCCCTTTAATCAAACTTGCAGCCTCTTCGAGGCTGCATGATGCAACTCATTATGTTTTATGCCCTTTTGCAGGAGGTGGTAGTGGTGCATTTAGACACTGGCGTACATTATCCCTTGAAAATGAAGTGATTTCGGTAATGCTTTATCCTGGTAGAGAATTTCGTATAGACGACCCAACAGTCATAAACA
The Vibrio echinoideorum DNA segment above includes these coding regions:
- a CDS encoding amino acid adenylation domain-containing protein, whose amino-acid sequence is MNQNEHPFAFPETKLPLTSNQNWQLSTQRQRTEKKSITNFTYQEFDYENISRDTLERCLTTIIKHHPIFGAKLSDDFYLHFPSKTHIETFAVNDLSNALKQDIDKQLADTRSAVTKSRSQAIISIMFSILPKNIIRLHVRFNSVVVDNPSVTLFFEQLTQLLSGSPLSFLNQEQTISAYNHKVNNELLSVDLESARWNEYILTLPSSANLPTICEPEKLDETDITRRCVTLSQRKWQQLVTVSKKHNVTPEITLASIFSTVLSLWGHQKYLMMRFDITKIDDYTGTIGQFTEPLLVGMSGFEQSFLSLVKNNQKKFEEAYHYDVKVPVFQCVNKLSNISDSHRYPANITFSSELLNTNHSKKAVWGCRQSANTWLSLHAVIEQEQLVLQWDSQDAIFPKDMIKDMLHSYTDLLDLLSQKDVNWAQPLPTLLPKHQESIRNKINQQGDLELTKELLHQRFFKNVESTPNALAIIHGQESLDYITLASYAKSCAGALTEAGVKSGDRVAVTMNKGIGQIVAVLGILYAGAIYVPVSLDQPQERRESIYQGAGINVILINESDSKNSPSNDLFFFLDWQTAIKSEPMRSPQDVAPSQPAYIIYTSGSTGTPKGVVISHQGALNTCIAINRRYQIGKNDRVLALSALHFDLSVYDIFGLLSAGGTIVLVSELERRDPIAWCQAIEEHNVTMWNSVPALFDMLLTYATCFNSIAPSKLRLTMLSGDWIGLDLPQRYRNYRVDGQFIAMGGATEASIWSNVFDVEKVPMEWRSIPYGYPLPRQQYRVVDDLGRDCPDWVAGELWIGGDGIALGYFNDELKTQAQFLHIDGHAWYRTGDMGCYWPDGTLEFLGRRDKQVKVGGYRIELGEIEVALNNIPGVQRAVAIAVGNKDKTLAAFIVMDSEQAPIVTAPLDAEEVQLLLNKQLPNYMVPKRIIFLETFPLTANGKVDHKALTRMTNREKKTSQSINKPIITASEDRVAKIWNDVLGPTELYKSSDFFLSGGDAYNAIEVVKRCHKAGYLIKLSMLYRYSTIEAFAIIMDRCRLAPQEEAEL